In a single window of the Streptomyces sp. HUAS ZL42 genome:
- a CDS encoding ABC transporter permease, translating into MTATLTQVDAAPLASVKRRRRVSGRLAVIPLLAFTTIAFGLPALAMLNGAFTVKDQVTGATSYTADNLTTSLRGAYLTALLGSVKLSAVSAGIAAACGLPLAQAVVTSRFRALREAVLTASGVLANFGGVPLAFAFVATLGNSGVLTRHLGLTDKGWDLYSFWGLVIVYLYFLIPLMVLTITPALEGLRVQWREAARNNGATILQYWLHVALPVLAPSLLGGLVLLFGSAFAAYATAAAMVGSSVPLVTLQIADAISGNVLVGQENVALALSLDMVLIAGLVMAVYLPLQRRSARWLA; encoded by the coding sequence ATGACAGCCACCCTCACGCAGGTCGACGCGGCGCCCCTCGCTTCGGTGAAGCGGCGGCGCCGCGTCTCCGGCCGGCTGGCCGTCATTCCGCTGCTCGCTTTCACGACGATCGCCTTCGGGCTGCCGGCCCTCGCCATGCTGAATGGTGCCTTCACCGTCAAGGACCAGGTCACGGGTGCCACTTCCTACACTGCGGACAACCTGACCACCTCGCTGCGCGGCGCCTATCTGACCGCGCTGCTCGGCAGCGTGAAACTGTCCGCCGTGTCCGCCGGCATCGCCGCCGCGTGCGGGCTGCCGCTTGCCCAGGCCGTTGTGACCTCACGCTTTCGCGCGCTGCGCGAGGCAGTACTCACCGCGTCCGGGGTGCTTGCCAACTTCGGCGGTGTCCCGCTGGCCTTCGCCTTCGTGGCCACGCTGGGCAACTCCGGCGTGTTGACCCGGCACCTTGGCCTGACCGACAAGGGCTGGGACCTGTACAGCTTCTGGGGCCTGGTGATCGTCTACCTGTACTTCCTGATCCCGCTGATGGTCCTCACCATCACCCCCGCCCTGGAGGGGCTGCGCGTGCAGTGGCGTGAGGCTGCCCGCAACAACGGTGCCACCATCCTTCAGTACTGGCTGCACGTGGCCCTGCCGGTCCTCGCGCCCTCGCTGCTCGGCGGACTCGTGTTGCTCTTCGGCAGCGCCTTCGCCGCGTACGCCACGGCCGCGGCCATGGTGGGCAGTTCGGTGCCGCTGGTCACCCTGCAGATCGCCGACGCCATCTCCGGCAATGTGCTGGTCGGCCAGGAGAACGTGGCGCTCGCCCTCAGCCTCGACATGGTGCTGATCGCCGGCCTGGTCATGGCCGTGTACCTGCCCCTGCAACGACGGAGTGCCCGATGGCTCGCCTGA
- a CDS encoding GntR family transcriptional regulator: MAARHEEIADELRRAIDREEYTVGSRLPAETELATQYGVSRGTVRQAVASLTAEGLIGSRQGARRVVLASRRSQSFTELRSFAQWAHAMGRKATGHVVAQEYRPATKEDAIRLQLAEETPVLHVLRVRGLDGEPVLLERTVYADWISPAVEAIEPDCPSVTQRLYDDTGVVFAYGEHVIDAVAAGAQDAELLGIRRTSPLLRVRRVTTTREGRPVEWSDDRYRSDAVSFSVHNSIGNNALARKTADFR, encoded by the coding sequence ATGGCGGCGCGACACGAGGAGATCGCCGACGAACTGCGACGGGCGATCGACCGCGAGGAGTACACCGTCGGCAGCCGACTGCCCGCGGAGACGGAACTCGCCACCCAGTACGGCGTCTCACGCGGCACGGTCCGCCAGGCCGTCGCATCACTCACCGCCGAAGGGCTCATCGGCTCCCGGCAGGGCGCACGCCGCGTAGTGCTGGCCAGTCGCCGCAGCCAGAGCTTCACCGAGTTGCGCAGCTTCGCCCAGTGGGCGCACGCCATGGGACGGAAGGCGACGGGACACGTGGTCGCGCAGGAGTACCGCCCGGCAACCAAGGAGGACGCGATACGCCTCCAACTGGCCGAGGAGACACCTGTGTTGCACGTCCTACGGGTGCGGGGACTGGACGGCGAGCCGGTCCTGCTGGAGCGAACCGTCTACGCCGACTGGATCTCCCCCGCCGTCGAGGCGATCGAGCCCGACTGCCCCTCCGTCACTCAACGCCTCTACGACGACACGGGCGTGGTCTTCGCCTACGGCGAGCACGTCATCGACGCGGTGGCGGCCGGCGCCCAGGACGCCGAGCTCCTGGGCATCCGCCGTACCAGCCCCCTGCTGCGGGTCCGCCGGGTGACGACGACACGCGAAGGACGTCCGGTGGAATGGTCCGACGACCGCTACCGCTCCGACGCCGTGAGCTTCAGTGTGCACAACTCGATAGGAAACAACGCACTGGCACGCAAAACAGCAGATTTCCGGTAG
- a CDS encoding ABC transporter ATP-binding protein — MTVTTLKKAAAQKAATVEFRGLRREFGPTVALDGLDLSVQPGELLALLGPSGCGKTTALRMLAGFEHPDAGEVLVDGRDVTHVPAHRRDAGMVFQSYSLFPHLSALDNVAFGLRMRKVRTSERRSRAAELLDLVGLGDKGVRFPHQLSGGQQQRVALARALALRPRVLLLDEPLSALDAKVRLTLREEIRRLQQELGITTLFVTHDQEEALSMADRVAVMRAGRLEQCAAPPELYGRPATAFVAEFVGTMSRIPGRLEGTTVAVLGQRLPVDGTASASGEVDVLVRPEAVRVAADERGDARVVATAFLGASTRLTVRLADGTEVKADVSAHEAATLGAGTGVRVSLPERPVLVAER; from the coding sequence ATGACCGTCACCACACTGAAGAAGGCCGCCGCACAGAAGGCTGCCACTGTGGAATTCCGGGGCCTGCGCCGCGAGTTCGGGCCGACCGTCGCGCTGGACGGACTCGACCTGAGCGTGCAGCCGGGCGAACTGCTCGCCTTGCTCGGCCCCTCCGGCTGCGGCAAGACCACCGCTTTGCGCATGCTCGCCGGGTTCGAACACCCCGACGCCGGTGAGGTGCTGGTCGACGGCCGGGACGTCACCCACGTCCCCGCCCACCGCCGAGACGCCGGGATGGTGTTTCAGTCCTACAGTCTCTTCCCGCACCTCAGCGCCCTCGACAACGTCGCCTTCGGGCTGCGCATGCGCAAAGTTCGTACATCCGAACGACGCTCCCGCGCCGCCGAGTTGCTCGACCTGGTGGGACTCGGCGACAAGGGTGTGCGTTTCCCGCACCAGCTCTCCGGTGGCCAGCAGCAGCGCGTCGCGCTGGCCCGCGCGCTCGCCCTGCGTCCGCGGGTGCTGCTGCTCGACGAGCCGCTGTCGGCACTGGACGCCAAGGTGCGCCTGACTCTGCGCGAGGAGATCCGTCGACTGCAGCAGGAACTCGGCATCACCACCCTGTTCGTGACACACGACCAGGAAGAGGCCCTCTCCATGGCCGACCGGGTCGCCGTCATGCGCGCCGGTCGGCTCGAACAGTGCGCGGCCCCGCCCGAGCTGTACGGACGGCCCGCCACCGCCTTCGTCGCCGAGTTCGTCGGCACCATGAGCCGGATACCGGGACGGCTGGAGGGCACGACGGTCGCGGTGCTCGGGCAGCGGCTGCCGGTCGACGGCACGGCATCCGCGTCGGGGGAGGTGGACGTGCTGGTGCGGCCCGAAGCGGTCCGTGTGGCGGCGGACGAGCGCGGCGACGCCCGCGTGGTCGCCACGGCCTTCCTCGGCGCGTCCACCCGCCTCACGGTGCGGCTCGCGGACGGCACCGAAGTCAAGGCTGACGTGTCCGCGCACGAGGCCGCCACGCTGGGCGCCGGGACCGGCGTACGGGTGTCGCTGCCGGAGCGGCCGGTGCTGGTGGCCGAACGCTGA
- a CDS encoding ABC transporter permease yields MARLNLWRWAVLACAALYFLVPLAASVIFTIDVPNRGVTFDAYTQIVGTDGFVSSLLLSLELAAVTIAVVLLLMVPATVALRLGAPKLRPVVEVVCSLPLVVPPIAFVAGIGTVLKWGPEYLSRTPLFQTFVAIQNPSFPVVLVLAYVVMALPFVYRALDAGLRAIDVRTLVEAARSCGANWPQALVRAVLPNLRGALLNASFLTLALVLGEFTVAQLLGFQPFAVWIVNVSGSQAQLSVAVSVLSLLVTWALLLTLAVVGGRSRTTPTAASQE; encoded by the coding sequence ATGGCTCGCCTGAACCTGTGGCGCTGGGCGGTCCTGGCCTGCGCAGCGCTGTACTTCCTGGTGCCGCTCGCCGCGTCGGTGATCTTCACGATCGATGTGCCGAACCGGGGTGTCACGTTCGACGCCTACACGCAGATCGTCGGCACCGACGGCTTCGTCTCGAGCCTGCTGCTCTCCCTGGAACTGGCCGCCGTCACCATCGCCGTCGTCCTGCTGCTGATGGTGCCCGCCACGGTCGCACTGCGGCTCGGCGCACCGAAGCTGCGGCCCGTCGTCGAGGTGGTCTGCTCGCTGCCGCTGGTCGTCCCGCCGATCGCGTTCGTCGCCGGGATCGGCACCGTGCTGAAGTGGGGCCCCGAGTACCTCTCGCGCACTCCGCTGTTCCAGACGTTCGTGGCGATCCAGAACCCGAGCTTCCCGGTCGTGCTCGTCCTGGCGTACGTCGTGATGGCGCTGCCGTTCGTCTACCGCGCCCTGGATGCCGGGCTGCGCGCCATCGACGTACGCACCCTCGTCGAGGCCGCCCGCAGCTGTGGCGCGAACTGGCCCCAGGCACTGGTGCGGGCCGTGCTGCCGAATCTGCGCGGAGCGCTGCTCAATGCCTCCTTCCTCACCCTGGCGCTGGTGCTCGGCGAGTTCACCGTCGCCCAGCTGCTCGGCTTCCAGCCGTTCGCCGTGTGGATCGTGAACGTCAGCGGCTCCCAGGCCCAGCTCTCTGTCGCCGTCTCCGTGCTCAGCCTGCTGGTCACCTGGGCACTGCTCCTCACGCTCGCCGTCGTCGGCGGACGATCCCGCACCACCCCCACCGCTGCCTCCCAGGAATAA
- a CDS encoding HAD-IA family hydrolase, translating to MTRLPLQAVLFDMDGTLVDTERLWWEAVQKVAGRALTEADQPEVLGRPVEYTAAWLGAATGRPTADIAAVLHREFTDGVRTGIVPRPGALDLLDALTAAGVPIALVTASSRTVADTVLTALGAHRFTVSVTADDTEHTKPAPDPYLAACRALGADPSHCVAVEDTQTGVSSAEAAGCAVLVVPSLAPIASAPGRTVVDSLEGVDPERLRAMLPRELRVLSWNLWHGGTKVDDHRAKQLKVVLDTGADIVGLQETGGTAALELAEALGWHHHQAGANLGIISRHPITARLGDPDVGFYGAAGARIRIDGSHEVDVWTAHLHYTPYGPYEAAFDKLPAAKLIAHEEVRLAQMRDTLRWIAQSADITTPVILTGDFNTPSHLDRPEVEWPVTKAAEAAGLRDSYREAHPDPVRAPGHTWSPIHTEHEDGSGRPEPQDRIDYVLHNGQGLQVLDSRTVVTGTPHVWPDVTGNDWPSDHAAVLTTFALHGVE from the coding sequence GTGACTCGACTCCCGCTCCAGGCCGTCCTGTTCGACATGGACGGCACGCTCGTCGACACCGAGCGGCTGTGGTGGGAGGCGGTGCAGAAGGTCGCCGGGCGCGCCCTGACCGAGGCGGACCAGCCGGAGGTGCTCGGCCGACCGGTCGAGTACACCGCCGCCTGGCTGGGCGCGGCCACGGGCCGACCGACCGCGGACATCGCCGCCGTACTGCACCGGGAGTTCACCGACGGTGTGCGCACCGGCATCGTGCCCCGCCCCGGTGCGCTCGACCTCCTCGACGCCCTCACCGCCGCCGGCGTCCCCATCGCCCTGGTCACCGCTTCCTCCCGGACGGTCGCCGACACCGTGCTGACGGCCCTCGGCGCCCACCGCTTCACCGTCTCCGTGACCGCCGATGACACCGAGCACACCAAGCCCGCCCCGGACCCCTACCTCGCCGCCTGCCGCGCCCTCGGTGCCGACCCCTCCCACTGCGTGGCCGTCGAGGACACCCAGACCGGCGTCAGCTCCGCCGAGGCCGCCGGGTGTGCGGTGCTCGTGGTGCCGTCCCTGGCGCCGATCGCCTCGGCGCCCGGGCGGACGGTGGTGGACAGCCTCGAAGGGGTCGATCCAGAGCGGTTGCGCGCTATGCTGCCCCGCGAGCTTCGCGTGCTGAGCTGGAACCTCTGGCACGGTGGGACGAAGGTCGACGACCACCGTGCCAAGCAGCTCAAGGTCGTCCTGGACACCGGGGCCGACATCGTGGGCCTGCAGGAAACCGGCGGCACCGCGGCCCTGGAACTCGCCGAGGCACTCGGCTGGCACCACCACCAGGCGGGCGCAAACCTCGGCATCATCAGCCGCCACCCGATCACCGCCCGCCTCGGCGACCCGGATGTCGGCTTCTACGGCGCGGCCGGGGCCCGCATCCGCATCGACGGTTCCCACGAGGTCGACGTCTGGACCGCCCACCTCCATTACACGCCGTATGGACCCTACGAAGCCGCCTTCGACAAGCTCCCGGCGGCGAAACTGATCGCCCATGAAGAGGTCCGGCTTGCACAGATGCGGGACACCCTGCGATGGATCGCGCAGTCGGCGGACATCACCACGCCCGTGATTCTCACCGGGGACTTCAACACCCCCTCCCACCTGGACCGGCCGGAGGTGGAGTGGCCGGTGACGAAGGCCGCAGAGGCGGCCGGCCTGCGCGACTCCTACCGTGAGGCCCACCCGGACCCGGTCCGGGCCCCCGGCCACACCTGGTCTCCCATTCACACCGAGCACGAGGACGGCAGTGGCCGCCCCGAACCCCAGGACCGCATCGACTACGTTCTCCACAACGGCCAGGGCCTGCAGGTCCTCGACTCCCGCACCGTCGTCACCGGCACCCCACATGTCTGGCCCGACGTCACCGGCAACGACTGGCCGTCGGACCATGCCGCGGTACTCACCACCTTCGCCCTGCACGGCGTGGAGTGA
- a CDS encoding ABC transporter substrate-binding protein — MTVSLPRTAVLSGPLAVLAALALSACGAAPDNSSTTADGKSAATATSAADFGGMDALVKAAKKEGTLHAIALPRDWANYGALIDGFQKKYGIKVEVESPDGSSQDEINAVTSRKGQDRAPDVLDLGSSFALSAAQQGLLAPYKVQGFADIPETQKDAQARWYNDYGGYVSIGCDAKRVKTCPTTFADLLKPKYKGQVALNGNPTKSGSAYAGVYAAALANGGSFDDIQPGLDFFAKLKKNGNYTPVEATPATVEKGETPITIDWDYLNAGYAEEFKSKGVDWKVSVPSDGLFSQYYSQAINKDAPHPAAARLWQEYLYSAEGQNLWLKGFARPALMTAMEKAGTLDKTAAAMLPKVSGTPSFPTETQQSKAKEALAQGWGKAVSG, encoded by the coding sequence GTGACCGTGTCCCTGCCGAGAACTGCCGTCCTCAGTGGCCCCCTCGCCGTCCTCGCCGCGCTCGCCCTGAGCGCCTGCGGCGCCGCCCCCGACAACTCCTCGACCACTGCCGATGGCAAGAGCGCCGCCACCGCCACCTCCGCCGCCGACTTCGGCGGTATGGACGCGCTGGTGAAGGCCGCGAAGAAGGAGGGCACGCTGCACGCCATCGCGCTGCCCCGCGACTGGGCCAACTACGGCGCCCTGATCGACGGCTTCCAGAAGAAGTACGGCATCAAGGTCGAGGTCGAGAGCCCGGACGGCTCCAGCCAGGACGAGATCAACGCCGTCACCTCCCGCAAGGGCCAGGACCGCGCTCCCGACGTGCTGGACCTGGGCAGCTCCTTCGCGCTGAGCGCCGCCCAGCAGGGGCTGCTCGCGCCGTACAAGGTGCAGGGCTTCGCCGACATCCCCGAGACGCAGAAGGACGCGCAGGCCCGCTGGTACAACGACTACGGCGGTTACGTGTCCATCGGCTGCGACGCCAAGCGGGTCAAGACCTGCCCCACCACCTTCGCCGATCTGCTCAAGCCGAAGTACAAGGGCCAGGTCGCCCTCAACGGCAATCCCACCAAGTCAGGTTCGGCGTACGCCGGCGTGTATGCGGCCGCCCTCGCGAACGGTGGCTCGTTCGACGACATCCAGCCCGGCCTCGACTTCTTCGCGAAGCTGAAGAAGAACGGCAACTACACGCCCGTGGAGGCGACTCCGGCCACCGTCGAGAAGGGCGAGACGCCGATCACCATCGACTGGGACTACCTCAACGCCGGGTACGCCGAGGAGTTCAAGTCCAAGGGTGTGGACTGGAAGGTGTCGGTGCCCAGCGACGGCTTGTTCTCCCAGTACTACTCGCAGGCCATCAACAAGGACGCCCCTCACCCGGCGGCCGCCCGCCTGTGGCAGGAGTACCTCTACAGTGCCGAAGGGCAGAACCTGTGGCTCAAGGGCTTCGCCCGCCCGGCCCTGATGACGGCCATGGAAAAGGCCGGCACGCTCGACAAGACCGCCGCGGCGATGCTGCCGAAGGTCTCCGGCACGCCGTCCTTCCCGACCGAGACACAGCAGAGCAAGGCCAAGGAAGCCCTCGCGCAGGGCTGGGGCAAGGCTGTATCCGGATGA